The Candidatus Koribacter versatilis Ellin345 genome has a segment encoding these proteins:
- the murG gene encoding undecaprenyldiphospho-muramoylpentapeptide beta-N-acetylglucosaminyltransferase — translation MRAILAGGGTGGHVIPALAIAQELKNVHGAEVIFIGTQRGIETRLVPAAGFSLKLVKVGALNRVSFSTRIKTMFDLPKAILESRRIIREFKPDVMIGVGGYASGPAMLAARLCRVPTVIFEPNIYPGFANRLVAPFAAAAAVHFQETCKHFRQCTVTGVPVRQAFFNLPQRRADGRRNLLVFGGSQGARAINNAIVEALPQLYAAIPGLHIVHQTGEKEYETVARAYLDPLVAAEVSPFIDDMPRAFAEADLVICRSGASTVAEITAAAKPAIFIPLPTAADDHQRKNAEALVDAGAAKLIPQSELNAERLVSEVCELLGNSTSLEGMSAAARKLSHPNAAAEIATMAVGVAGKTKRAARV, via the coding sequence ATGCGGGCGATATTGGCAGGTGGCGGCACCGGTGGACACGTTATTCCTGCGCTCGCCATCGCGCAGGAACTCAAGAACGTTCACGGCGCCGAAGTCATTTTCATTGGTACCCAGCGCGGTATCGAAACGCGCCTTGTGCCTGCCGCCGGCTTCTCTCTCAAACTTGTGAAGGTCGGAGCGTTGAACCGCGTCAGCTTCTCCACGCGAATCAAGACGATGTTCGACCTGCCCAAAGCTATCCTCGAGAGCCGCCGGATCATCCGCGAGTTCAAGCCCGACGTCATGATTGGCGTGGGCGGCTACGCTTCTGGCCCCGCGATGCTCGCCGCGCGATTGTGTCGCGTCCCGACGGTCATTTTCGAGCCCAACATCTACCCGGGATTTGCCAATCGTCTGGTTGCGCCGTTTGCCGCGGCCGCCGCAGTGCATTTTCAGGAAACCTGCAAGCACTTCCGCCAGTGCACCGTCACCGGCGTGCCCGTGCGCCAGGCGTTCTTCAACCTGCCGCAGCGCAGAGCCGACGGCCGCCGCAATCTGTTGGTCTTCGGGGGCAGCCAGGGCGCCCGCGCCATCAATAACGCGATCGTCGAAGCCTTGCCGCAGCTCTACGCCGCCATTCCCGGGCTGCACATCGTGCACCAGACCGGCGAGAAGGAATACGAAACCGTCGCGCGGGCTTATCTCGATCCGCTGGTTGCCGCCGAAGTCTCGCCCTTCATCGACGACATGCCCCGCGCCTTTGCCGAAGCCGATCTCGTCATCTGCCGCTCCGGCGCGAGCACCGTCGCTGAAATCACCGCCGCCGCCAAGCCCGCGATCTTCATTCCACTGCCCACCGCCGCCGACGATCACCAGCGCAAGAACGCGGAAGCACTCGTCGATGCCGGTGCCGCGAAGTTGATCCCGCAATCGGAACTCAACGCCGAGCGCCTCGTGAGCGAAGTCTGTGAATTGCTTGGGAATTCCACATCGCTGGAGGGCATGTCCGCCGCTGCGCGCAAGCTCTCGCATCCAAATGCCGCCGCCGAAATCGCTACGATGGCTGTGGGCGTGGCAGGTAAAACGAAGCGGGCCGCGCGCGTTTAG
- the ftsW gene encoding putative lipid II flippase FtsW: MAKRVSVDKWLFGSTLLLVFIGLIMVFSASAVMAGEKFGSPYAFFLRQLVWAVAGVGAMVVCMNIDYRKWKNQTLIYTLLGITLALLIAVFFVDRSHGAHRWIRLGAASFQPSELAKPAIILFLAFWLEPRIKTITDWKHTLLPAAIVTLMLVGIIVKQPDLGTGIACVAIASSMLFVAGMEMKYFGYAALAAILPMYWLLFRVAFRRKRMLAFLDPNADPLGTGFHMIQSLIAVATGGITGQGLMEGKQKLFYLPEPHTDFIFAVTSEELGLVGSVTVVLLFAIFLYRGIRAAVMTEDTFGRLLATGITAMVVVQAFFNVSVVLGLLPTKGIPLPFVSYGGSSLFMTLASVGVLLNITQQAE; encoded by the coding sequence ATGGCCAAGCGCGTCAGTGTGGACAAGTGGCTCTTCGGTTCCACGCTGCTGCTCGTTTTCATCGGGCTGATCATGGTCTTCAGCGCCTCGGCCGTTATGGCAGGCGAGAAGTTCGGCTCGCCCTACGCCTTCTTCCTGCGCCAATTGGTCTGGGCCGTGGCCGGCGTTGGCGCGATGGTCGTCTGCATGAACATCGACTATCGCAAGTGGAAGAACCAGACGCTGATTTACACCCTGCTCGGCATCACGCTCGCGCTGCTCATCGCCGTCTTTTTCGTGGATCGCTCGCACGGCGCGCACCGCTGGATCCGCCTCGGCGCCGCGTCGTTCCAGCCATCGGAACTCGCCAAGCCCGCGATCATCCTCTTTCTCGCGTTCTGGCTCGAGCCGCGCATCAAGACCATTACTGACTGGAAGCATACCTTGCTGCCGGCCGCGATCGTCACCTTGATGCTCGTCGGCATCATCGTGAAGCAGCCTGATCTCGGTACCGGCATCGCATGCGTCGCCATCGCGAGTTCCATGCTCTTCGTCGCCGGCATGGAAATGAAGTACTTCGGCTACGCCGCCCTCGCTGCCATCTTGCCCATGTATTGGCTGCTCTTCCGCGTGGCGTTCCGTCGCAAGCGCATGCTCGCCTTCCTTGATCCCAATGCCGATCCGCTGGGTACCGGCTTCCACATGATCCAGTCGCTGATCGCCGTTGCCACCGGCGGCATTACCGGCCAGGGCCTGATGGAAGGGAAGCAGAAGCTCTTCTACCTTCCTGAACCGCACACTGATTTCATCTTCGCCGTGACCTCGGAAGAGCTTGGGCTCGTCGGCTCCGTTACCGTCGTGCTGCTGTTTGCGATCTTCCTCTATCGTGGCATTCGCGCCGCTGTCATGACGGAAGACACCTTCGGCCGCCTTCTCGCCACGGGCATAACTGCCATGGTTGTGGTGCAGGCATTTTTCAATGTGAGCGTGGTCCTCGGGTTGCTCCCCACTAAGGGCATTCCTCTGCCGTTTGTCTCGTATGGCGGATCATCGCTTTTCATGACTTTGGCCAGCGTCGGCGTGCTTTTGAACATCACACAACAAGCGGAATAA
- the murD gene encoding UDP-N-acetylmuramoyl-L-alanine--D-glutamate ligase, with translation MDVRGKRVLVVGLGKSGIASATFLQAQGAKVTVSDSKSEAQLRQEIPLLLDKGITVETGHHGERTFRDQDLIVISPGVPFDQPQLEQARKQGIPVIGEIELAAQFVPGHVIAITGSNGKTTTTSLCGDILQSGGKKTLVGGNIGTPAISFAQLANDDTWSVLEISSFQLETIERFRPEIAAILNITPDHLDRHGTFEKYAAAKERIFENQREHDFAILNADNEPCVEIAKRVKSQVLWFSRQHEVKHGTFVREDKIYFRDPKGEREIMPVADMLLKGAHNVENVLAAVCVGVAASVAPEQIRKAVSQFKAVEHRLEYTATVKGVDYYNDSKATNVDATIKALESFSKGVHLILGGKDKGSPYTVLNDLLHERAKTVYTIGAAAAKIEAEVKGVEVVHAETLENAVKLASQKAVKGDVVLLAPACASFDQFQSYEHRGRIFKELVRKMAEQEKK, from the coding sequence ATGGACGTTCGAGGGAAGCGCGTACTGGTTGTCGGGTTAGGGAAGTCGGGCATTGCGTCGGCAACGTTCTTGCAGGCACAAGGCGCGAAGGTGACTGTTTCGGATTCGAAGTCGGAAGCGCAGCTTCGCCAGGAAATTCCGCTCCTTCTCGACAAAGGCATCACGGTCGAAACCGGCCATCACGGCGAGCGTACTTTCCGCGACCAGGACTTGATCGTCATCAGCCCCGGTGTTCCGTTCGATCAGCCGCAACTCGAGCAGGCCCGCAAGCAGGGAATTCCCGTCATCGGCGAGATCGAACTCGCGGCCCAGTTTGTTCCCGGTCACGTCATAGCCATCACCGGCTCCAACGGCAAGACGACCACGACCTCTCTCTGCGGCGACATTCTGCAATCCGGCGGCAAGAAGACGCTTGTCGGCGGCAACATCGGCACGCCGGCCATAAGCTTTGCCCAACTTGCCAATGACGACACTTGGAGCGTCCTCGAGATTTCCAGCTTCCAGTTGGAGACCATCGAGCGCTTCCGCCCGGAAATCGCGGCGATCCTCAACATCACGCCGGATCACCTCGATCGCCACGGGACCTTCGAGAAGTACGCCGCCGCCAAGGAACGCATTTTCGAAAATCAGCGCGAGCACGACTTCGCCATCCTCAACGCCGACAACGAACCGTGCGTTGAGATCGCCAAGCGCGTGAAGTCGCAGGTGCTCTGGTTCTCGCGGCAGCACGAAGTGAAGCACGGCACCTTCGTCCGCGAAGACAAGATCTACTTCCGCGATCCCAAAGGCGAGCGCGAGATCATGCCGGTTGCCGACATGCTGCTCAAAGGCGCGCACAACGTCGAGAACGTTCTCGCCGCAGTTTGTGTAGGCGTCGCCGCCAGTGTTGCGCCCGAGCAGATTCGCAAAGCTGTCTCGCAGTTCAAAGCCGTCGAGCATCGCCTCGAATACACCGCCACCGTCAAGGGCGTGGACTACTACAACGACTCCAAAGCCACCAACGTGGATGCGACCATCAAGGCCCTCGAGTCCTTCAGCAAGGGTGTGCACCTCATCCTCGGCGGCAAAGACAAAGGCAGCCCCTACACCGTGCTCAACGATCTCCTCCACGAGCGCGCCAAGACCGTGTACACCATCGGCGCAGCGGCAGCGAAGATCGAAGCCGAAGTAAAAGGTGTGGAAGTCGTCCACGCCGAGACCCTCGAAAACGCCGTGAAGCTTGCGTCGCAAAAAGCGGTGAAGGGCGACGTTGTCCTGCTCGCGCCTGCCTGCGCCAGCTTCGACCAGTTCCAGAGCTACGAGCATCGCGGACGCATCTTCAAAGAGCTCGTCCGCAAGATGGCAGAGCAGGAGAAGAAGTAG